The following nucleotide sequence is from Nitrospiria bacterium.
TCTAATTCGCCAGGTGGTCTTAACCCGAGCAATATCCCGCCTGACTTGTCTGATTCGGGCGGTACTTTCAATTCGGCCTGCAGTCAGTTGAAATTTAAGATTGAAAAGTTCTTTCTTTAAACCCTGTTCTTTAACAAGCAATTCCTCCTGACTGAGATCTTTCAATTCCTTCATCTCCATTAGCGCCCCCCCCGTTTCATAAATCTGGTTGAAATAGGAAGCTTGTAGGCCGCCAATTTAAAGGCTTCTTCTGCTACTTGTTCGGTTACCCCATCCATTTCATATAGTATTCTTCCCGGTTTCACCACGGCCACCCAATGTTCGGGATTTCCTTTTCCTTTCCCCATACGGGTTTCCGCGGCTTTTCGCGTAATTGGTTTATCCGGGAAAATCCGAATCCATATTTTGCCCCCTCTTTTAACGAAACGGGTCATGGCAATTCGGGCAGCTTCTATCTGGCGGCTGGTAATCCATGCCGGCTCCAGAGCTTTCAAACCGAATTCGCCAAAA
It contains:
- the rpmC gene encoding 50S ribosomal protein L29: MEMKELKDLSQEELLVKEQGLKKELFNLKFQLTAGRIESTARIRQVRRDIARVKTTWRIRDVMKPSESEGEK
- the rplP gene encoding 50S ribosomal protein L16, producing MLSPKKVKYRKRQKGRMKGLSQRGSELSFGEFGLKALEPAWITSRQIEAARIAMTRFVKRGGKIWIRIFPDKPITRKAAETRMGKGKGNPEHWVAVVKPGRILYEMDGVTEQVAEEAFKLAAYKLPISTRFMKRGGR